A region from the Sandaracinus amylolyticus genome encodes:
- a CDS encoding ABC transporter permease, with product MWTIAKREIVSFFVSPLAYVVLTAWMVICGFEFYLLAAFAAGQPLTAGAASEGLLAQYFGGTTLFYMPLLVIVPLLTMRLIAEESRAGTIEPLLTAPVSETAIVLGKFVAAMVFWSALFVPTLMYAWLTSRFGDVDLGALGATYFGLLLLGLSWMSVGTLMSAIGRNQIVAAMLTFLAVAGHFMIGLGQFVFPDDGAREVFEYVSVWGQMSAFATGVVDTRYLVWDLSTAALALFVAVRVLEARRYEG from the coding sequence ATGTGGACGATCGCGAAGCGCGAGATCGTCTCGTTCTTCGTCTCGCCGCTCGCCTACGTGGTGCTGACCGCGTGGATGGTGATCTGCGGCTTCGAGTTCTACCTGCTCGCGGCGTTCGCTGCGGGGCAGCCGCTCACCGCCGGCGCGGCGAGCGAGGGGCTGCTCGCCCAGTACTTCGGCGGCACGACGCTCTTCTACATGCCGCTGCTGGTGATCGTGCCGCTGCTCACGATGCGCCTCATCGCCGAAGAGAGCCGCGCCGGGACGATCGAGCCGCTGCTCACCGCGCCGGTGTCCGAGACGGCGATCGTGCTCGGCAAGTTCGTCGCGGCGATGGTGTTCTGGTCCGCGCTCTTCGTGCCGACGCTGATGTACGCGTGGCTGACGAGCCGCTTCGGCGACGTCGATCTCGGCGCGCTCGGCGCGACGTACTTCGGGCTGCTGCTGCTCGGGCTCTCGTGGATGTCGGTCGGGACGCTGATGAGCGCGATCGGGCGCAACCAGATCGTCGCCGCGATGCTCACGTTCCTCGCGGTCGCGGGGCACTTCATGATCGGCCTCGGCCAGTTCGTCTTCCCCGACGACGGTGCGCGCGAGGTGTTCGAGTACGTGAGCGTGTGGGGCCAGATGAGCGCGTTCGCGACGGGCGTCGTCGACACCCGCTATCTCGTCTGGGATCTGTCGACCGCGGCGCTCGCGCTGTTCGTCGCGGTGCGCGTGCTCGAGGCGCGGAGGTACGAAGGATGA
- a CDS encoding ABC transporter ATP-binding protein, giving the protein MIEVEHLTKRYGPRTAVQDVSFRVGKGEIVGFLGPNGAGKSTTLRMLTGFLAPSGGAIRIDGIDALAKPIEAKKRIGYMPEACPIYPEMRVREYLRYRAELKGVASRAIKERIEIALDQASVKEAGDRIIGQLSKGTRQRVGLADALVADPPILVLDEPTAGLDPNQIRQVRDLVRGLAGKKTVLVSTHILPEVESTCDRVVIIHRGRVVREGAPDQLRQAIAGGNVLVIEARATHDQLRGALEGVEGVGAIESVEALGDGRVRARVAVEELGEGAERVFAAFARTGLVLRELRPETVGSLEEVFGRLTTEEAAQPEPPASTDESSDEEAAS; this is encoded by the coding sequence GTGATCGAGGTCGAGCACCTCACGAAGCGATACGGACCGCGCACCGCCGTGCAGGACGTCTCCTTCCGCGTCGGGAAGGGCGAGATCGTCGGATTCCTCGGCCCGAACGGGGCGGGAAAGAGCACCACGCTGCGCATGCTGACCGGCTTCCTCGCGCCGAGCGGCGGTGCGATCCGCATCGACGGCATCGATGCGCTCGCGAAGCCGATCGAGGCGAAGAAGCGCATCGGGTACATGCCCGAGGCGTGCCCGATCTACCCGGAGATGCGGGTGCGCGAGTACCTGCGGTACCGCGCCGAGCTCAAGGGCGTCGCGTCGCGCGCGATCAAGGAGCGCATCGAGATCGCGCTCGATCAGGCGAGCGTGAAGGAAGCGGGCGACCGCATCATCGGGCAGCTCAGCAAAGGCACGCGGCAGCGCGTGGGGCTCGCGGACGCGCTGGTCGCGGACCCGCCGATCCTCGTGCTCGACGAGCCCACCGCGGGCCTCGATCCGAACCAGATCCGACAGGTGCGCGACCTGGTGCGAGGGCTCGCGGGCAAGAAGACGGTGCTCGTCTCGACGCACATCCTGCCGGAGGTCGAGTCGACGTGTGATCGCGTGGTGATCATCCATCGCGGTCGCGTCGTGCGAGAGGGCGCGCCCGACCAGCTGCGCCAGGCGATCGCGGGTGGGAACGTGCTGGTGATCGAGGCGCGCGCGACGCACGACCAACTGCGCGGAGCGCTCGAAGGCGTCGAGGGCGTGGGCGCGATCGAGAGCGTCGAAGCGCTCGGCGACGGGCGGGTGCGGGCGCGCGTCGCGGTCGAGGAGCTCGGGGAGGGCGCGGAGCGCGTCTTCGCGGCGTTCGCGAGGACCGGGCTCGTGCTGCGCGAGCTGAGGCCGGAGACCGTCGGCTCGCTCGAAGAGGTGTTCGGCCGCCTGACGACCGAAGAGGCCGCGCAGCCCGAGCCGCCCGCGAGCACCGACGAGTCGAGCGATGAGGAGGCGGCGTCGTGA
- a CDS encoding RNA polymerase sigma factor, with protein MDPERALIERAQAGDAAAFREIFRNHRSDVSRVVFRMIGPGPEIEDVVQEVFLHVYRSLPSFRGESRFSTWLYRLAVNVSRMHLRKGRSRPRFTDVEVPEGPQDGAPHETPDVIVERQERVRTLYRLLDQLSDKKREVLVMHDFDGVPAKEIAEIVGVPVLTVRTRLFYARKELYAAMTAEPSLAQVMEVLVAQLPGKPRAKAGEDALRAPPEVLDDETSRESRP; from the coding sequence ATGGATCCGGAACGCGCGCTGATCGAGCGAGCGCAGGCGGGAGACGCGGCAGCGTTCCGCGAGATCTTCCGCAACCACCGCAGCGACGTGTCGCGGGTGGTGTTCCGGATGATCGGCCCCGGGCCGGAGATCGAGGACGTGGTGCAGGAGGTCTTCCTGCACGTGTACCGCTCGCTGCCCTCGTTCCGCGGCGAGTCGCGGTTCTCGACGTGGCTCTATCGCCTCGCGGTGAACGTCTCGCGCATGCACCTGCGCAAGGGGCGCTCGAGGCCGCGCTTCACCGACGTCGAGGTGCCGGAGGGCCCGCAGGACGGCGCGCCGCACGAGACCCCGGACGTGATCGTCGAGCGCCAGGAGCGTGTGCGAACGCTCTATCGCCTGCTCGATCAGCTGAGCGACAAGAAGCGCGAAGTGCTGGTCATGCACGACTTCGACGGAGTGCCCGCGAAGGAGATCGCGGAGATCGTCGGAGTGCCGGTGCTGACCGTGCGCACGCGGCTCTTCTACGCGCGCAAGGAGCTCTACGCCGCGATGACGGCAGAGCCGAGCCTCGCGCAGGTGATGGAGGTCCTCGTCGCGCAGCTGCCGGGCAAGCCGCGCGCGAAGGCGGGCGAGGACGCGCTGCGCGCTCCGCCCGAGGTGCTCGACGACGAGACCAGCCGGGAGAGCCGACCGTGA